The sequence GCAAGTAGGGAGGTTTTTTAGTGGACCGACGGCAACTCACGGGCATGAGTACGCAAGAATCACACGAGGACCACGGGCACCACCTCCCGGCCGTCGAGGACTGGCCGCGAGGGTTCGGCGAGGCGTCGTGGTGGCCGTTCGTCACCGCCGTCGGCGGCGCGGGGCTGTACGTCGGCGCGGCGCTGTACATCATCGCGGCGGGCAACCCCGACCTGCTGCCGGCCATCGCCGGACCGGCCGTCTTCGTCGGCAGCGTCGGCCTGTTCCTCGTCGGCATCTACGGCTGGGTGTACCACGCCTTCGTGAGCCACTTCTGGTCGCGCGACACGCACGCGAACGGGTCGATGGCGCTCAAGTGGGGGATGGTCGCGTTCCTCGGCTCCGAACTCGCGACGTTCGGCGCGGTGTTCACGTACTACTTCTTCATCCGCGCCGGGACGTGGCCGCCGCAGGAGCTACCGCACCTGCTCGGTTCGCTCGTGCTGGCGAACACGGCGCTGCTCATCGCGTCGAGTTTCACGCTCCACTGGGCGCACGTCGCCATCCGCCGCGAGAACCGCCGCCAGTTCATTCTCGGTCTGGTCGTGACGCTCGTGCTCGGTGTCGTCTTCATCGCCGGACAGGTGCTCGAGTACTACGAGTTCATCGTCAACGAGGGCTTCACGCTCACCAGCGGCATCTTCGCCAGCGCGTTCTTCGGACTCACCGGCCTCCACGGCCTGCACGTGAGCCTCGGCGCGGTGCTCCTCGGCATCGTCCTCGTCCGCGCGCTCGCCGGGCAGTACTCCGCCGACCGTCACGTCTCGGTCAGCACCGCCTCGATGTACTGGCACTTCGTCGACATCGTCTGGATCTTCCTCGTCGTCGTGCTGTACGCCGGCGCCGTCGTCGGCGGCGCGTAACGCCGGACGGGCACACGACACACGTTTTTCGCATCCCATCTTCGAGCGCCGGCCGCGGGCGCGACGCGAGCCGTCCGGCGCGCGCCGTTCGCCGAAACAGTTCTCACGGACGAGCGAGGAGGTGACCTATGAGCAGCGAGGAGACGGGAGAGCTGTACGACACGTACGTCGCCGCGCTCCAGCACGGATTGGTCGAACTCCCCGAGGGCGTGCGTCTGCTGGGCGTCGTCCGCCGGCCGACGCGGTGGTTTCACGCCGCCGTCGACGAAAACCGCCCGTCGCTCGCGCCGCCGGAGACGCTCTTAGACGAGTTCTCGCGGGAGCGCGACGACCTGAAGATGGCCGGTCTCTGCGACGAGGGCGCGCACAACGCCGCGTGGGAGAACATCGGGTTCGGGGAGCGCTATCGGGAGTATCTCGACGCCGACGAGCCGCGGGCGGCGCTGGAGTCGCTCGCGGCCGAACTCCGCGCGGGCGACGACGCGGCGCTCGTCTGCTACGAGAACACCGAGAAGAAGCGGTGTCATCGGACGGTTCTTCGGGACGTGCTCGCCGACCGCCTCCGACAGTAGTTCCGGGCGGAACGACTAGCTTCGGTCAGAGCAGATAGTTCCGGACAGCGTTACTAGCTCCGACCAGAGCGGCAGTGCGACGCGCCGTTCTCATCACCCGCGTAACACTTATTCGGCAACAGTACACGCGTTCACTATGCATTCGAATCCGCGGCGAGTCGCGCTCAGCGTCGTCCTCGCCGGGGCGCTCGTCGCCTCGGCGGTGCTGGGCGGGACGTACCTCTCGCTTTCGGCCCCGTTCTCCGGGAGCGTCTACGAGGGCGTCGACGGCGGCGTCGGCGACGGCGAGCGCGTCGAGAACCCCTACGGCGAGGCGACGGTGACGTACGACGAGTACGGCGTCCCCCACGTCGACGCCGAGAACGAGGAGGCGCTGTACTTCGCGGTCGGCTACGTGCAGGCGAGAGACCGCCTCTTCGCGATGGACCTCCAGCGGCGGCTTATCTCCGGTGAGCTGTCGGCTGCGGTCGGCGAGGCGGCCGTCGAATCCGACGAGTTCCACCGCTCGATGGACTTCGAGGCGGCGGCGGAGGCGTCCTGGGAGTCGGTGCGGGACACCGAGGCCGGCCCCGGCGTCGAAGCGTTCTCGGCGGGCGTCAACCACTACGCAGAGACGCAACCGCTGCCGCCGGAGTTCGGGATGCTCGGCTACGAACCCGACGAGTGGACGCCCGTGGACACGCTGCTCGTCGGCAAGCAGATCTCGTGGACGCTCTCGGGCAACTTCGCCGACATGCGCCGCGAGACGGTTCGCTCGCGCCTCGGCGCGGACGCGGCGGCCGAGCTGTATCCCGACGCGCTCGACCACGAGACGCCGAACGTCCGCGGCGAGTCGGACGCGGTACCGTACGCGCCCGACGGGAACGTCTCCGAATCGTTCGGCGGTGACGAGTCGGCGGGTGTCGCCGGAACCGAGACACCGGCATCGCAGTCCGCCGACGTCGCCGGCCTCTACGACTGGGTGCGGGCGTACGAGTCGGAACCCGGAGTCGGCTCGAACAACTGGGTCGTCTCGGGGAACCTCACCGAGTCGGGGTCGCCGCTTTTGGCGAACGACCCGCACCTGCAACTGACGGTGCCGGCGCTGTGGTACGAGATGCACCTCACGACCGACGAGACGAACGTCCGTGGCGTCACCTTTCCCGGAATCCCGTTCGTCGTCATCGGCCAGACGGAGGACGTGGCGTGGGGGCTGACGAACGTCGGCGGCGACTTCACCGACCAGTACACCTACGAGACCCGCGACGGCGAGTACCTGTACGACGGCGAGTACCGACCGTTCGAGACGACGACCGAGACCATCGAAGTCGCCGACGGCGAGGACCGCACGGTTACGGTGCGAAAGAGCGTCCACGGGCCGGTCGTCGAACGCGAGGGCGTCGAGGTGGGCGTCGCCTGGCCCGGCTTCTCGGCGACCAACGAGAGTCTGGGCGTCTACCGGTTGAACCACGCGTCCGAGATGAGCGACGTGGAGGAGGCGCTCGAAATCTGGGACGCGCCGGCGCAGAACGTCGTCGCCGTCGACCGCGCCGGCGAGACGCTGTACTACCCCGCCGGAAAGTACCCGATTCGCCGCACCGACGGCGACGTCGTCCGCGGGAACCGAATCTTCAACGGCTCCGCGGGCGAGGGCGAGTGGCGGGGTTACGAACCGTACGGTACGTCGTCGTGGTCCGGCTTCGCCCCGTTCGACGCCATCCCGCACCTCGACAACCCCGACTACGTCGCCACGGCGAACCAGCGCGTCGTCGACGACCCGCCGTTCTACGTCGGGACGAGCATGACGTTCGCCGACCCGTATCGCGGGCAGCGAATCTACGAACTGCTCGACGAGCGCGCGAACGCGGGGACGCCGATGACGCCGGAGGACATGAAGCAGATTCAACGCGACGTGGAGAGCGAACGAGCGGCCGCGTTCACCGAGTACGCTCTGTCGTCGACGAACGCCTCGGTCGGTCTCTCGGCGGCCGCACGCGAGGACGCCCGAACGCTCCGCGGGTGGAACGGGTCGATGCGCGCCGACTCGGAGGCGGCGCTGATTTACGCCGTGTGGATGCAGGAGTTCACGAACGCGACGTTCGCCGACGAGTTCGGCGCGCAGGGCCTCGACGAGGGGTACTACCCGCGCGACTACGTTCTGCAGGGGTTCGCCGAGGACAGCGACTGGTACGACGACAATCGAACGAGAGCGGTCGAGACGCGCGCGGAGATCGCCGCCATCGCGATGAACCGGACCGCCGAGCGAATCGACGAAAGGGGCTACGAGACGTACGGCGACTACAACCGACTCGACCTGAACCACCCGTTCGGGCAGGCGTTCCTCGACTACCCCGAGCGAGCGATGGACGGGTCGCCGGACACGGTGTTCAACTTCCGAACCGAGAGGCAGGTCGGGAGCAGTCTGCGGATGGTCGTCAGTTTCGAGAACGACTCATCGGCGAGCATCCCCGGCGGCAACTCCGGTAACCCGTGGTCGCCGCAGTACGACGACCAACTTGATATGTGGGCCGACGGTGAGTACAAACCGATGACGCTCGACTCGCCCGGGGGCGACCCCGACCTCGTGTTCGTCGCGGAGGGTTCGTCGTGAGCACCGGTACGCGCGCCGACTCGGCGCTCGCGCCGATACGCACCGGTCGGTACGCAGAACTCGCGCTGATTCTCGCCACCGCCGTCGGCGTCGCGGCGACGACGGTTCACTGGACGGGCCTCGTCGTCGGCGGCGTGCTCGTCGGCCTCGTCGCCACCTCGCTCTCGCGCGCCGTCGTCAACGGTCTCACGTTCGGCCTGGTCGTCCTGTTCGCCTTCGCCGCGTGGTTGCTGTACGAAGGCGCGCTCTCGACGGCGCTCCAGACCGGTCAGATCGGCGTGCTGGCCGTCGTAGCGGCGTTCGCACTGCCGCTCGCGGCGGCCGTCGCGGTTCGGGCGCTCGTCTGAACACGACGCCCTCGCTTCGACCGGACGACCGCGCGGCATAGAAGATAACGGCGCGGCATAGATGACGACCGCGCGGCATAGAACTATATTTCGAGCACCGCATATGTGCATGTGTCCGGGAGCAATCGCGTCCGCCGCGAGAGCGCGCTCGCCAGTCTCCGCCGCCGTCTCGGCGGATTCGCGAGCGTCGCCGCGCTGGCGACGCTGTTCGTCGCCAGCGCGCTCTCTACGACTCGCGCCGCGACGACCGCGGCGGTCGGAACCTGGTTCCTCGTCGCCGCCGCGGTTCTCGCAGTCGAACTCTGGTGGGCGCTTCGACAGCTCGACCGGAACCGTCGGGCGGGTGAGACGCTGTTCGCTCGTCTCGGAGCCGGCAACCTCGTCACGCTCGGTCGGGGCGTGCTCTTGGCGTGGGTCGCCGCGTTCGTCGTCGTCGACTGGGCCGAAACCGCCGCGTTGCTGTGGATACCCGCCGCACTCTACGGAACCGCCGCCGCGCTCGACCTGCTGGACGGGACGCTCGCGCGACGAAACGACCGCGTCACCGGCTTCGGCACCACGTTGGACCTGGAATACGACGCCCTCGGCGTGCTCGTCGCCTGCTCGGTCGGTGTCGCCGCCGGGCTGCTGCCCGTCTGGTATCTCCCGGTCGGCTTCGCACGCTACGCGTTCGGCCTCGCACGCGACCTGCGCCGTCGCCGCGGGGCACCCGTCTACGACCTGCCGCCGCGCGTCGGTCGCCGCCTGCTCGCGGGGCTCCAGATGGCGTTTCTCGCCGTGGCGTTGTCGCCGGTGCCCGACCAGCGCGCGAGAGCCGTCGGTGCGGTGGCGTTCGGCGGCGCGCTGCTGCTCGGGTTCGCCCGCGACTGGCTCTACGTCTCCGGGCGCGTCGGCGACGGCGCGACCAAACCGACCGAACACGTCGTCGACTGAGCGGTCCGGCGACGACGGGCTCCCTCAGCATCGACCGTACACGTCGAGGTGATGCGCGACAAGCGAGAGTTCGCCGCGTTCGACGGCCGCGTGGCGCTCGTCGGCCCACGCGTCGAAGCCGTCGATTTCGCCGCTCTCTCCCACGGAGTCCTCGAAAAACGAGAGCAGGTGGTGCAGAAAGTACGCCTCGTCGCCCGCGTACGGTGGCGTTACAACCCAGTCGGAGCCGCCCGCGGCGAGCAGCTCGCCGCCGGCCTCGGGGGCGGCCGCGAGCAACTCACGGCCCGTTCGGCTTCCGCCGGGACGGTTCGGGGCGTCCATACTCGCGTGGTAGGCGTCGACGATTCGGGCCTCCAGTTCGGGCTCCGGCGTCGGCGCGAACCCCGTCTCGCCGTCGAAGGTGACCGGGAAGTACCAGCGCCCGTCGGCGGCGAGCGCCGAGAAGATGGCCGGGAGCGCCGAGTCGAGGTCGACGACGTCCAGAAACGCGGCGGCGACGACGAGGTCCCACCGCCTTTCGGTGGCTTCGAGGAAGTCGAAGGCGTCGGCGGCGACGAACGAGACGCCGATCTCC is a genomic window of Haloprofundus halophilus containing:
- a CDS encoding cytochrome c oxidase subunit 3, which codes for MSTQESHEDHGHHLPAVEDWPRGFGEASWWPFVTAVGGAGLYVGAALYIIAAGNPDLLPAIAGPAVFVGSVGLFLVGIYGWVYHAFVSHFWSRDTHANGSMALKWGMVAFLGSELATFGAVFTYYFFIRAGTWPPQELPHLLGSLVLANTALLIASSFTLHWAHVAIRRENRRQFILGLVVTLVLGVVFIAGQVLEYYEFIVNEGFTLTSGIFASAFFGLTGLHGLHVSLGAVLLGIVLVRALAGQYSADRHVSVSTASMYWHFVDIVWIFLVVVLYAGAVVGGA
- a CDS encoding DUF488 family protein, N3 subclade, which gives rise to MSSEETGELYDTYVAALQHGLVELPEGVRLLGVVRRPTRWFHAAVDENRPSLAPPETLLDEFSRERDDLKMAGLCDEGAHNAAWENIGFGERYREYLDADEPRAALESLAAELRAGDDAALVCYENTEKKRCHRTVLRDVLADRLRQ
- a CDS encoding penicillin acylase family protein, whose product is MHSNPRRVALSVVLAGALVASAVLGGTYLSLSAPFSGSVYEGVDGGVGDGERVENPYGEATVTYDEYGVPHVDAENEEALYFAVGYVQARDRLFAMDLQRRLISGELSAAVGEAAVESDEFHRSMDFEAAAEASWESVRDTEAGPGVEAFSAGVNHYAETQPLPPEFGMLGYEPDEWTPVDTLLVGKQISWTLSGNFADMRRETVRSRLGADAAAELYPDALDHETPNVRGESDAVPYAPDGNVSESFGGDESAGVAGTETPASQSADVAGLYDWVRAYESEPGVGSNNWVVSGNLTESGSPLLANDPHLQLTVPALWYEMHLTTDETNVRGVTFPGIPFVVIGQTEDVAWGLTNVGGDFTDQYTYETRDGEYLYDGEYRPFETTTETIEVADGEDRTVTVRKSVHGPVVEREGVEVGVAWPGFSATNESLGVYRLNHASEMSDVEEALEIWDAPAQNVVAVDRAGETLYYPAGKYPIRRTDGDVVRGNRIFNGSAGEGEWRGYEPYGTSSWSGFAPFDAIPHLDNPDYVATANQRVVDDPPFYVGTSMTFADPYRGQRIYELLDERANAGTPMTPEDMKQIQRDVESERAAAFTEYALSSTNASVGLSAAAREDARTLRGWNGSMRADSEAALIYAVWMQEFTNATFADEFGAQGLDEGYYPRDYVLQGFAEDSDWYDDNRTRAVETRAEIAAIAMNRTAERIDERGYETYGDYNRLDLNHPFGQAFLDYPERAMDGSPDTVFNFRTERQVGSSLRMVVSFENDSSASIPGGNSGNPWSPQYDDQLDMWADGEYKPMTLDSPGGDPDLVFVAEGSS
- a CDS encoding CDP-alcohol phosphatidyltransferase family protein gives rise to the protein MSGSNRVRRESALASLRRRLGGFASVAALATLFVASALSTTRAATTAAVGTWFLVAAAVLAVELWWALRQLDRNRRAGETLFARLGAGNLVTLGRGVLLAWVAAFVVVDWAETAALLWIPAALYGTAAALDLLDGTLARRNDRVTGFGTTLDLEYDALGVLVACSVGVAAGLLPVWYLPVGFARYAFGLARDLRRRRGAPVYDLPPRVGRRLLAGLQMAFLAVALSPVPDQRARAVGAVAFGGALLLGFARDWLYVSGRVGDGATKPTEHVVD
- a CDS encoding class I SAM-dependent methyltransferase codes for the protein MSRPQSYSFQRYLAAKERVDDRALHRPTLDAVTADLAAVADARDEVRVLDLGGGLGSMLRRLLDWNRLPDRVSYTLVDRDGTSLERGRQRCVEWASEAGYAVDGGDESGESDEIENDAGHDLVLSTATEEIGVSFVAADAFDFLEATERRWDLVVAAAFLDVVDLDSALPAIFSALAADGRWYFPVTFDGETGFAPTPEPELEARIVDAYHASMDAPNRPGGSRTGRELLAAAPEAGGELLAAGGSDWVVTPPYAGDEAYFLHHLLSFFEDSVGESGEIDGFDAWADERHAAVERGELSLVAHHLDVYGRC